Proteins found in one Saccharopolyspora phatthalungensis genomic segment:
- the paaK gene encoding phenylacetate--CoA ligase PaaK — protein sequence MTGRTALTSPRRLGAAPNPADLDAAERYSADELAAVQLERLQRTLRHAYDNVALYRDKFDAAAVRPEDCRSLADLAKFPHTTKQDLRDNYPFGMFAVPMQQVRRLHASSGTTGKPTVVGYTERDLEVWADMVARSIRAAGGRPGHKVHVSYGYGLFTGGLGAHYGAERLGCTVIPASGGMTARQVQIIQDFRPEIIMVTPSYMLTLIDEFERQGIDPRGTSLRIGIFGAEPWTEQMRAEIEERLDIDAVDIYGLSEVMGPGVANECVETKDGLHIWEDHFYPEVIDPLTEEAVPDGVEGELVFTSLTKQAMPIIRYRTRDLTRLLPGTARPMRRMTKITGRSDDMIILRGVNVYPTQIEELVLRTEGLSPHFQLVLTREGRMDKMTVRVEARIDCPGSRREPAGIELVRAIKDGVGISTEVTVVDPDTLERSVGKLRRLVDRRESRSAD from the coding sequence ATGACCGGGCGAACGGCGCTGACCTCGCCGCGCCGGCTCGGAGCCGCGCCAAACCCGGCCGATCTCGACGCCGCCGAGCGGTATTCCGCCGACGAGCTCGCCGCGGTGCAGTTGGAGCGCCTGCAACGGACCCTGCGCCACGCCTACGACAACGTGGCGCTCTACCGTGACAAGTTCGACGCCGCGGCCGTCCGGCCGGAGGACTGCCGCAGCCTGGCCGACCTGGCGAAGTTCCCGCACACCACCAAGCAGGACCTGCGGGACAATTACCCCTTCGGCATGTTCGCGGTGCCCATGCAGCAGGTCCGCCGCCTGCACGCCTCCAGCGGAACGACCGGCAAGCCGACCGTCGTCGGCTACACCGAGCGGGACCTGGAGGTCTGGGCCGACATGGTGGCGCGCTCCATCCGCGCGGCCGGCGGGCGCCCGGGCCACAAGGTGCATGTCTCCTACGGCTACGGCCTGTTCACCGGCGGGCTCGGCGCGCACTACGGGGCCGAGCGGCTTGGTTGCACCGTGATCCCGGCCTCCGGCGGGATGACCGCCCGGCAGGTACAGATCATCCAGGACTTCCGGCCCGAGATCATCATGGTCACGCCGTCGTACATGCTCACCCTCATCGACGAGTTCGAGCGGCAGGGCATCGACCCGCGCGGCACCTCGCTGCGAATCGGCATCTTCGGCGCCGAGCCGTGGACCGAGCAGATGCGGGCGGAGATCGAAGAACGGTTGGACATCGACGCGGTCGATATCTACGGCCTGTCCGAGGTGATGGGCCCCGGTGTGGCCAATGAGTGCGTGGAGACCAAGGACGGGCTGCACATCTGGGAGGACCACTTCTACCCCGAGGTGATCGATCCGCTCACCGAAGAGGCGGTGCCGGACGGCGTCGAGGGCGAGCTGGTGTTCACCTCGCTGACCAAACAGGCGATGCCGATCATCCGCTACCGCACGCGGGACCTGACCAGGCTGCTGCCCGGCACGGCTCGGCCGATGCGCCGGATGACCAAGATCACCGGTCGCAGCGACGACATGATCATCCTGCGCGGCGTGAACGTCTACCCCACCCAGATCGAGGAGCTGGTGCTGCGCACCGAGGGGCTGTCGCCGCACTTCCAGCTGGTGCTCACCCGCGAAGGCCGGATGGACAAGATGACCGTGCGGGTCGAGGCCCGCATCGACTGCCCCGGCAGCCGCCGGGAACCGGCCGGCATCGAACTGGTCCGCGCGATCAAGGACGGCGTCGGCATCAGCACCGAGGTCACCGTGGTGGATCCGGACACGCTGGAGCGCTCGGTCGGCAAGCTGCGCCGGCTCGTGGACCGGCGCGAATCCCGATCCGCGGACTGA
- a CDS encoding TetR/AcrR family transcriptional regulator, whose product MSETAGRANRRGRPGYDLGRLLDVTVRVFNERGYEGTSMEDLSQRLGITKSAIYYHVSSKDELLRLSVNRALDALFAVTEEEASNTGKAIDRLEHVVRRSIEVLVEELPFVTLLLRVRGNTRVERQALTRRREFDHVVSELVKQAEAEGSIRPDVDPALTSRLLFGMVNSVIEWYKPSRGLRAAQVADAVTKIAFDGLRTIPGKQA is encoded by the coding sequence ATGTCGGAAACCGCTGGGCGTGCGAACCGCCGAGGACGGCCGGGCTACGACCTCGGCCGACTGCTGGATGTCACCGTCCGGGTGTTCAACGAGCGCGGCTACGAGGGCACCAGCATGGAGGACCTCTCCCAGCGGCTGGGCATCACCAAATCGGCGATCTACTACCACGTCTCCAGCAAGGACGAGCTGCTGCGGCTGAGCGTCAACCGGGCGCTGGACGCGCTGTTCGCGGTCACCGAGGAAGAGGCGTCGAATACCGGAAAGGCCATCGACCGGCTGGAACACGTGGTCCGGCGCAGCATCGAGGTGTTGGTCGAGGAGCTGCCGTTCGTCACGCTGCTGCTGCGGGTTCGGGGCAACACCAGGGTCGAGCGGCAGGCGCTGACCCGGCGCCGCGAATTCGATCACGTGGTCAGCGAACTGGTCAAGCAGGCCGAGGCGGAGGGCAGCATCCGGCCGGATGTCGATCCGGCGCTGACCAGCAGGCTGCTGTTCGGCATGGTCAACTCGGTCATCGAGTGGTACAAGCCGAGCCGCGGTCTGCGGGCCGCGCAGGTGGCCGACGCCGTCACCAAGATCGCCTTCGACGGGCTGCGCACCATTCCGGGAAAACAGGCGTAA
- a CDS encoding phytoene/squalene synthase family protein, with translation MDTGTRLQAASRRELDAAGVAPQLRAAYQRCRMLNAAHGRTYFLATRLLTPAQRPSVHALYGFARWVDDIVDDTEQPRTVRDRQQALDQLDRDLRACLRTGRSDHPILAALIDTVARHRIDPAMFTDFMASMRMDLTVREYPTRAALDAYIYGSAAVIGLQLLPVLGTVCPAAEAEPYAAALGGAFQLTNFLRDVGEDLDRGRVYLPMEELAAFGVGRDRLAWCRGGRPDRRVRQALADQVARTRAQYRAAEPGIALLAPLSRPCVTTAFTLYGEILDRIVESGYDVFRRRLAVSGTRRLGVAAAALGSVVAARLRARRSYV, from the coding sequence ATGGACACGGGCACCAGGCTGCAGGCAGCGTCGCGCCGCGAGCTCGATGCCGCGGGCGTTGCACCGCAGTTGCGCGCCGCCTACCAGCGGTGCCGGATGCTCAACGCCGCACACGGCCGCACCTACTTCCTCGCGACGCGCCTTCTGACCCCGGCGCAGCGGCCCTCGGTGCACGCGCTCTACGGCTTCGCGCGGTGGGTCGACGACATCGTCGACGACACGGAACAGCCGCGAACGGTGCGGGACCGGCAGCAGGCATTGGACCAACTGGACCGCGATTTGCGTGCCTGCCTGCGCACCGGGCGCAGCGATCACCCGATCCTGGCCGCGCTCATCGACACCGTTGCGCGGCACCGCATCGACCCCGCTATGTTCACCGACTTCATGGCCTCGATGCGGATGGATCTGACGGTCCGCGAATATCCGACCCGGGCGGCACTGGACGCCTACATTTACGGGTCTGCGGCGGTGATCGGCCTCCAACTGCTCCCGGTGCTCGGCACGGTGTGCCCGGCCGCCGAGGCCGAGCCCTACGCGGCGGCCCTGGGCGGGGCTTTCCAACTCACCAACTTCCTGCGCGATGTCGGCGAGGACCTCGACCGCGGCCGGGTCTATCTGCCGATGGAGGAACTGGCGGCGTTCGGGGTGGGCCGGGACCGGCTGGCCTGGTGCCGGGGCGGCCGACCGGATCGCCGAGTGCGTCAGGCGCTGGCCGATCAGGTGGCGCGCACCCGCGCGCAGTACCGGGCCGCGGAGCCGGGGATAGCGCTGCTCGCCCCCTTGTCCCGGCCGTGCGTGACCACGGCGTTCACGCTGTACGGCGAGATCTTGGACCGCATCGTGGAGTCGGGGTACGACGTGTTCCGGCGGCGGCTGGCGGTCTCCGGCACGCGCCGCCTGGGTGTCGCGGCCGCAGCGCTCGGCTCGGTGGTCGCCGCCCGCCTCCGCGCCCGCCGCTCCTACGTGTGA
- a CDS encoding plasmid stabilization protein has protein sequence MPQQSWTEKEERQYEHIKNQALERGSSEDRAEEIAARTVNKTRAQRGESQQQSRTATQDIPPQRRGGLRSGSRSGPGGRTKQQLYADAQRAGIRGRSKMTKADLERALQQR, from the coding sequence TTGCCACAGCAGAGCTGGACCGAGAAGGAAGAACGGCAGTACGAACACATCAAGAACCAGGCCTTGGAACGCGGCAGCAGCGAGGATCGCGCCGAGGAGATTGCCGCGCGAACGGTCAACAAGACACGCGCACAGCGCGGCGAGTCACAGCAGCAGAGCCGGACCGCCACGCAGGACATCCCGCCGCAACGCCGCGGCGGACTTCGTTCCGGCAGCCGATCGGGACCGGGTGGCCGGACCAAGCAGCAGCTCTACGCGGATGCGCAGCGCGCAGGCATCAGGGGCCGCTCGAAGATGACCAAGGCGGACCTGGAGCGGGCCTTGCAGCAACGCTGA
- a CDS encoding S8 family serine peptidase has translation MTTNEESSTGRYLVLLEDDSTIIGTRELTRLTGLRLANTADAAGAAPGELFSAASGIVLHQLGIALISADPDQASALERAAQETGPIAAFEPERRVFAIDEDSPEADIDADAPEADGEFTWGLHAVRADRTKPTGKGIRVAVLDTGLDLKHPDFADRDIVTGSFVEGQDVQDGHGHGTHVIGTSCGPRISEAGPGYGIASQASIYAGKVLGDDGSGGDIGILSGIEWAISNGCAVVSMSLGAPVQAGQAFSTAYERVARRAMARGTLIIAAAGNESERSSGLIAPVGHPANCPSIMAVGAVDQQTQIADFSSGTVDEIGQVDLVGPGVGVYSSWPGAERYRKLSGTSMATPHVSGVAALYAQQHRERAWGLWARLSQTARRLLLTSTDVGAGLVQAP, from the coding sequence ATGACCACCAACGAGGAGAGCTCCACCGGACGCTATCTGGTGCTGCTGGAAGACGACTCGACCATCATCGGTACCCGCGAGTTGACGCGGCTGACCGGGCTTCGCCTCGCGAACACCGCCGATGCCGCGGGCGCAGCGCCGGGGGAACTGTTCAGCGCTGCGAGCGGGATTGTGTTGCATCAGCTCGGCATCGCCTTGATCAGCGCCGACCCGGACCAGGCGTCGGCCCTGGAACGGGCGGCGCAGGAAACCGGTCCGATCGCGGCGTTCGAGCCCGAACGCCGGGTATTCGCCATCGACGAGGACTCGCCGGAGGCCGACATCGACGCGGACGCGCCGGAGGCCGACGGCGAGTTCACCTGGGGCCTGCATGCCGTCCGCGCCGACCGCACGAAGCCCACCGGCAAGGGCATCCGGGTCGCGGTGCTCGACACCGGCCTGGACCTCAAGCATCCCGACTTCGCCGACCGCGACATCGTCACCGGTTCCTTCGTGGAGGGCCAGGACGTGCAGGACGGCCACGGGCACGGCACGCACGTGATCGGCACTTCCTGCGGGCCGCGGATCTCGGAGGCCGGTCCCGGCTACGGGATCGCCTCGCAGGCCAGCATCTACGCGGGCAAGGTGCTCGGCGATGACGGCTCCGGCGGCGACATCGGCATCCTCTCCGGCATCGAGTGGGCGATCTCCAACGGCTGCGCCGTGGTGTCGATGTCGCTCGGTGCGCCGGTGCAGGCCGGCCAGGCGTTCTCCACGGCCTACGAGCGGGTCGCGCGGCGCGCGATGGCGCGTGGCACCCTGATCATCGCCGCCGCGGGCAACGAGAGTGAGCGTTCGTCCGGGCTGATTGCGCCGGTCGGGCACCCGGCGAACTGCCCGTCCATCATGGCCGTCGGCGCGGTCGATCAGCAGACTCAGATCGCGGATTTCTCCAGCGGCACGGTCGATGAGATCGGGCAGGTGGACCTGGTCGGCCCTGGTGTCGGCGTCTACTCGAGCTGGCCGGGAGCCGAGCGCTACCGCAAGCTCAGCGGCACCAGCATGGCCACTCCGCACGTCTCCGGTGTCGCGGCGCTCTATGCGCAGCAACACCGGGAACGGGCGTGGGGCCTGTGGGCGCGGTTGTCGCAGACGGCTCGTCGCCTGTTGCTGACCTCGACCGATGTCGGTGCGGGCCTGGTTCAGGCTCCGTAG
- a CDS encoding SDR family NAD(P)-dependent oxidoreductase, giving the protein MRTPSERTILVTGATSGLGRALAHRLAAAGSRVLIHGRSAERTEETRAEIAAATGSDRLDAVLADLTELRQVARLANDVRLRCDRLDVLVNNAGTGSGAPGAGREESADGIELRFAVNYLAGYHLTRLLQSLLIASAPARVVNVASAGQHPIDFDDPMLVGNYFGTRAYAQSKLAQIMFTFDLAEQLRGSGVSVNALHPATYMNTAMVREAGVSPVSTVAEGVDATMRLVADPGLDEVTGGYFHGTRPCRALEQAYDAQARAQLRDLSDKLIEQARD; this is encoded by the coding sequence GTGCGCACCCCCAGCGAGCGAACCATCCTGGTCACCGGAGCGACCAGCGGGCTCGGCCGGGCGCTGGCCCACCGACTCGCCGCGGCCGGCTCCCGGGTCCTGATACACGGGCGCAGCGCGGAGCGAACCGAGGAGACCCGCGCGGAGATCGCGGCGGCCACCGGATCCGATCGTCTCGACGCTGTCCTCGCGGACCTCACCGAGCTACGCCAAGTCGCGCGGCTGGCCAACGACGTCCGGCTGCGCTGCGACCGGCTGGACGTGCTGGTGAACAACGCGGGCACCGGCTCCGGGGCGCCCGGCGCCGGGCGGGAGGAGAGCGCGGACGGCATCGAGCTGCGGTTCGCGGTGAACTACCTGGCCGGTTACCACCTGACGCGCCTGTTGCAGTCGCTGCTGATCGCCTCGGCCCCGGCCCGGGTGGTCAACGTCGCCTCGGCCGGGCAGCACCCGATCGACTTCGACGATCCGATGCTGGTCGGAAACTACTTCGGCACCCGGGCTTACGCGCAGAGCAAGCTCGCCCAGATCATGTTCACCTTCGACCTCGCCGAACAGTTGCGCGGCAGCGGGGTATCGGTCAACGCGCTGCACCCGGCGACCTACATGAACACCGCGATGGTCCGCGAGGCCGGCGTGAGCCCGGTGAGCACCGTGGCCGAAGGTGTCGACGCGACGATGCGGCTGGTCGCGGATCCGGGACTGGACGAGGTCACCGGTGGCTACTTCCATGGAACCCGCCCGTGCCGCGCGCTCGAACAGGCCTATGACGCGCAGGCCCGGGCACAGCTGCGCGACCTGTCCGACAAGCTCATCGAGCAGGCCCGCGACTGA
- a CDS encoding universal stress protein yields MNSGSQRKIVVGVDGSKSSKCALRWALKQAALSGASVQVVTAWEFPAFYSWEGGPMPPDDFEESARKSLDESVDEVEHDTVSITPVQRVLTHGHAAQALLDASADADLLVVGSRGHGSFYGALLGSVSQRCAQHAHCPVVIVRR; encoded by the coding sequence ATGAACAGCGGATCCCAACGCAAGATCGTCGTCGGGGTGGACGGCTCAAAATCGTCCAAGTGCGCCCTGCGGTGGGCGCTGAAACAGGCGGCGTTGTCCGGAGCTTCGGTGCAGGTGGTCACCGCTTGGGAGTTTCCCGCGTTCTACAGCTGGGAGGGCGGACCGATGCCACCGGACGACTTCGAGGAGTCTGCGCGCAAGAGCCTCGACGAATCGGTCGACGAGGTCGAGCACGACACCGTTTCGATCACACCGGTCCAGCGCGTACTGACGCACGGACATGCGGCGCAGGCGCTGCTGGACGCCTCCGCCGACGCCGACCTGTTGGTGGTCGGCAGCCGCGGCCACGGCAGTTTCTACGGCGCGCTGCTCGGTTCGGTGAGCCAGCGGTGCGCCCAGCACGCCCATTGCCCGGTCGTGATCGTCCGCCGCTGA
- a CDS encoding MFS transporter, which yields MTTAVTLRSQSGRWILVATILGSGVAFLDGSVVNVALPTIGRDIGGGLSVLQWVLDAYLLTLSALLLLGGALGDRYGRRRVYTIGLVLFTLASLGCGLAPNGAALIIARLLQGIGGALLVPGSLALINSSIRHDDRGEAVGRWAGMTGVSSAIGPFVGGWLVDTASWRWVFFINVPIAAAALLALRHVPETRNPTAGGRLDIFGAISVTIGLAGAVYALIEVPTKGWDGLTAVAAVVGVAALVAFPLIEMRHPEPLLPLSLFRSAQFTGANLTTFAVYAALSGALFLLSLQLQQSMGYPALAAGIATLPITIIMLLMSGRVGALAQRTGPRVLMTIGPVICAGGLTLLTWAVPGSTYLNGVLPGVLVFGIGLSITVAPLTSAVLASVSPDNGGLASGVNNAVSRLAGLFAVAVLPVATGLSHTGAGAPLGPGFGQAMLISAAMCAAGGVLAWLTIDRTRKVTTYPLPGLNHACQDPCTCAVERGQGTTS from the coding sequence ATGACCACCGCTGTAACCCTGCGTTCCCAATCGGGCCGCTGGATCCTGGTTGCCACGATCCTCGGCTCCGGGGTGGCGTTCCTCGACGGCTCGGTTGTCAACGTCGCGTTGCCGACGATCGGCCGTGACATCGGCGGGGGCCTCAGCGTCCTGCAGTGGGTGCTGGACGCCTACCTGCTCACGCTCAGCGCGTTGCTGCTGTTGGGCGGCGCGCTCGGGGACCGCTACGGCCGTCGCCGGGTGTACACGATCGGGCTGGTGCTGTTCACCCTGGCGTCGCTGGGTTGCGGCCTTGCCCCCAACGGTGCGGCGCTGATCATCGCGCGACTGTTGCAAGGCATCGGTGGCGCGTTGCTGGTGCCCGGCAGCCTGGCACTGATCAACTCGTCCATCCGGCACGACGACCGCGGGGAGGCGGTCGGCCGGTGGGCCGGAATGACCGGCGTGTCCTCGGCGATCGGGCCGTTCGTGGGCGGCTGGTTGGTAGACACGGCGTCCTGGCGATGGGTGTTCTTCATCAACGTTCCCATCGCGGCCGCAGCGCTGCTCGCGCTGCGGCACGTCCCGGAAACCCGCAACCCGACCGCAGGCGGTCGGTTGGACATCTTCGGCGCGATCAGCGTGACCATCGGCCTGGCCGGTGCCGTGTACGCCCTGATCGAGGTCCCCACGAAGGGGTGGGACGGGCTCACCGCGGTGGCGGCCGTCGTGGGTGTCGCCGCGCTGGTGGCGTTCCCGCTGATAGAGATGCGCCACCCGGAGCCGCTGCTGCCGTTGTCGCTGTTCCGGTCCGCGCAGTTTACCGGTGCGAACCTCACGACGTTCGCCGTTTACGCGGCGCTGAGCGGGGCGTTGTTCCTGTTGTCCTTGCAGCTACAGCAGTCGATGGGCTACCCGGCCCTCGCCGCCGGTATCGCGACGCTGCCGATCACGATCATCATGCTGCTGATGTCCGGTCGCGTGGGTGCGCTCGCCCAGCGCACCGGCCCGCGCGTATTGATGACCATCGGACCGGTCATCTGCGCCGGCGGCCTGACGTTGCTGACGTGGGCGGTGCCCGGCAGCACCTATCTGAACGGGGTGCTGCCGGGGGTGCTGGTGTTCGGAATCGGGTTGTCCATCACGGTTGCGCCGCTGACCTCGGCGGTGCTCGCTTCGGTCAGCCCCGACAACGGCGGTCTGGCCTCCGGTGTGAACAACGCGGTCTCCCGCCTGGCCGGGCTTTTCGCGGTCGCGGTGCTTCCGGTGGCCACCGGGCTGTCGCATACCGGCGCGGGCGCCCCGCTCGGCCCGGGCTTCGGCCAGGCCATGCTCATCTCGGCAGCGATGTGCGCGGCCGGGGGCGTGCTGGCCTGGCTGACGATCGACCGCACGCGGAAAGTCACCACCTACCCGCTGCCGGGCCTCAACCACGCCTGCCAGGACCCTTGCACTTGCGCCGTCGAACGAGGTCAAGGCACTACCTCGTGA
- a CDS encoding MarR family winged helix-turn-helix transcriptional regulator, producing MELDKAVFHLMRRAMQEHTASWQSHLPHLTKPQYAVLTAIREQPGIEQAQLGHRAAIDKATLASLLMRMEQRGLIRRTVDDADRRRRLLQLTDVGRAELRAVAPVADAVDIELLERLTPAERTELHRLLGKLARRRLVN from the coding sequence GTGGAGCTGGACAAGGCCGTCTTCCACCTCATGCGCCGCGCCATGCAGGAGCACACCGCGAGCTGGCAGTCCCACCTGCCACACCTGACCAAACCGCAGTACGCGGTGCTCACCGCGATCCGGGAACAACCAGGCATCGAGCAGGCTCAACTCGGACATCGGGCGGCGATCGACAAAGCGACACTGGCGTCCCTGCTGATGCGCATGGAACAGCGCGGCCTGATCCGCCGCACGGTCGACGACGCCGATCGGCGCCGCCGACTCCTACAACTCACCGACGTCGGCAGGGCCGAACTGCGCGCGGTCGCACCGGTTGCCGACGCGGTGGACATTGAACTACTCGAACGGCTCACCCCGGCCGAGCGCACCGAGTTGCACCGGCTTCTCGGCAAGCTCGCGCGCAGGCGACTGGTCAACTGA
- a CDS encoding MFS transporter produces MSEVAAVRKPVAARLAVATLFLVNGAGFANVVPRYPELKDGLALSNAALGTTVAALALGSLVAGVLAAPILARWRSAGVAVCCSVVLAADLVAIGLAGQWWQLAAILFVAGAMDAIVDVAMNAHGLRVQRRYGRSIVNSFHGVWSVGAIIGGLAGSLAAGAALPVPLHLGIAALVLVAVVITSSRFLLPGHDNAERAGRARRTRPPFAMLLALLALGLLCAAAALAEDTAASWGAVYMRDSLGAAAAMAGLVFVALQAAQTTGRLFGDRLVERFGNRAVARSGGIMVLVGVGMALVWPSIPATLVGFALAGWGVATVIPAGFHAADELPGLSSGAGLAVVSWVYRLGVLAVPPVVGLLADAVSLRLGLVVVPFAGALIIVLASRLPR; encoded by the coding sequence ATGTCCGAGGTCGCGGCGGTTCGCAAGCCGGTGGCGGCGCGGTTGGCGGTGGCCACGCTGTTCCTGGTGAACGGGGCGGGCTTCGCCAACGTCGTGCCCCGCTACCCGGAACTGAAGGATGGCCTCGCCCTGTCCAACGCCGCGCTGGGCACCACGGTCGCGGCGCTGGCGCTGGGGTCGCTGGTCGCCGGGGTGCTGGCCGCGCCGATCCTGGCCCGCTGGCGCTCGGCCGGTGTCGCGGTGTGCTGTTCGGTGGTGCTGGCCGCGGATCTCGTGGCGATCGGGCTGGCGGGGCAGTGGTGGCAGTTGGCCGCCATCCTGTTCGTCGCGGGCGCGATGGACGCGATCGTCGACGTGGCGATGAACGCGCACGGGCTACGGGTGCAGCGGCGCTACGGGCGGTCGATCGTGAACTCCTTCCACGGCGTGTGGAGCGTCGGTGCGATCATCGGCGGCTTGGCGGGCTCGCTGGCCGCCGGTGCGGCGCTGCCGGTGCCCCTGCACCTCGGCATCGCCGCCTTGGTGCTGGTCGCGGTCGTGATCACGAGCAGTCGGTTCCTGTTGCCAGGGCACGACAACGCCGAACGAGCGGGCCGGGCGCGGCGAACCCGACCGCCCTTCGCGATGCTGCTCGCCCTGCTGGCGCTCGGTCTGCTGTGCGCGGCGGCAGCGCTGGCCGAGGACACTGCGGCGTCGTGGGGCGCGGTGTACATGCGCGATTCGCTGGGCGCGGCCGCGGCAATGGCGGGTCTGGTGTTCGTGGCGCTGCAAGCCGCGCAGACGACCGGTCGGCTCTTTGGCGATCGGCTGGTGGAACGGTTCGGTAACCGGGCTGTGGCGCGCAGCGGCGGCATCATGGTGCTCGTGGGGGTGGGCATGGCGCTGGTATGGCCGTCCATCCCGGCCACACTCGTCGGGTTCGCGTTGGCCGGTTGGGGAGTCGCGACAGTTATCCCGGCCGGGTTTCACGCCGCCGACGAACTGCCCGGCCTGTCCTCCGGTGCCGGACTTGCTGTCGTCAGCTGGGTCTACCGGCTGGGCGTGCTGGCCGTACCGCCCGTGGTCGGGCTGCTAGCCGACGCGGTCAGCCTGCGCTTGGGCCTGGTGGTGGTGCCGTTCGCGGGTGCGCTGATCATTGTGCTGGCATCGCGATTGCCGCGCTGA